CTGGGCATTGATAGCCAGAAGCTGTCCGGCGAATTGGCCCAGGCCGGCAAGGAAGTCACCTCGAGCCTGGATAGCCTGTCCACCAGCACTCGCCAGCGTCTGACTGCAGGGCTCTCCACGCGTCTTCAGCAAGAGCAGAAGCAATTGCGCGCGACCCTGGAAAAAGACCTGCAGGACTCCGCCAATGACATGGCGCAGTTGCTGGCTTCGGTAGCGCCGCGCGCCATGTGGGACAGCGATGTGCCGACATTGTCGGAGTTTGCCCGGCGTGCACAGCGCAATCCCAACGTGTTGTTCGTGGTGTATGACGACGCGGCGGGTGAGCATTTGACCCGTTACCTGAACCGTGAAAATCCGATCAACCAGGCCTTGTTGGCCAAGGGCGCGGGAGAGCGGGCCCTGGATAAGGTACTGGACGCGGCCAGGACGGATCCTTCGGTGTATTACGTCGAAGCCTCGATCAGTCCCAACGGCGTTGAGATCGGCAAAGTTCGCATGGGGGTCTCGACCGCATCGGTCGAGGCCGATCTGCAAGCACTGGATACCCGTTTCGCCGCGCTGATTGCCAGCGGTGATCAACTGGTCGGCGACAGCCTCAAAGGCGCAGCGGCCGATAGCGCCGCCGCCATGGGCGCGCGCCTGCAATCGGCGCAAGCCACGGCCACCCAGATGACCGCCAACACCACCAGTGCGGTTCAGGAGGCTGCCGGCACCTTGCGCTGGCGTATCGGCATGGGCCTGGCACTGGTCGGGTTTGGTGTATTGCTGCTGATTGCCATTGTGCTCGGCCGCCGCGTAGTCAACCGTCTGAAGCTGTTGATCGTCGCCATGGATGACCTGGCAGCAGGTGAGGGCGACCTCACCAAGCGTGTACAGATCAGCAGCAAGGACGAAATTGGCGACATGGCTTCGGCGGTCAATCGCTTTGTGGATAAGTTGCAGCCCATCGTGCGTGAAGCCGGTGATGTGGCCCAGCGTACCGGCGTAGAGATCGGTGCGATGACCCTGCGCAATGCCGGAGCCGATGCCGCGGCAGGCTTGCAGCGCGACGAAGTGGCCGAGAGTTTGCGTGCCCTTGAGCAAATGGCCGACGAGGCCCAGGCCGAGAGCCACGCGATGCAGGCGGCTTTGCAGCAGGTGGTGGATATTCGCCTGGCCACGGATGAGAACTCACGTACCTCGGCTGAAGTCGGCGGCTTGATCGAGGCGTTGGCAGGACAGGTTCAGGCCGGTTCCCAGGTCATCGAGCGTTTGGCCCAGCAAAGCGAGCAGATTGAAGTGGTACTGACGGTGATTCACGGCATCGCCGAGCAAACCAACCTGCTGGCGCTCAATGCGGCCATTGAAGCGGCCCGTGCTGGCGAAACCGGAAGGGGCTTTGCCGTGGTCGCGGACGAGGTGCGTGCGCTGGCGAGCAAGACTCAAAGCTCCACGGGAGACATTCAGGCGCATATCGTGGCGTTGCAGCAAGGCGCGCGTGAGGCCGTGGAAACCATCGGCAAAGCCGGGCGCCAGGCGGACGAAGGGCTACGGGTGTTGCGCGACAGCGTGCGCTTGCAGCAGACGGTACAGGCTTCGGTGGAGCAGGTGCATGCGGCGATCGGCCTGGCGACGCGTGCGGCAGAGCATCAGGCGCAAGGTGCGCATGCGGTGCGTGGGCGGGTCGAGGTGATTCATGCTCAGGCTGAGCGTGCGGCGCAGGCGGTGGTGGAGACGACGGCCAGTGGCAAGGTGCTGGATGGGTTGGCGGCGCAGTTGAAGGCGAGTCTGGGGCAGTTCAGGGCTTAGCGTTGCCTGTGCCGGCCTCATCGGGGGCAAGCCCCCTCCCACATGGGAACGCATTCCAAATGTGGGAGGGGGCTTGCCCCCGATAGCGGTCTCAGCGACTCAGATACATCCGCGTCGTAAGCAAATAAACCGGCAACCCCGACACCAGAATCAACAACGCCGCATAAGGCGCCGCCGCCGCAAACTCGACATTCGAGGTATGCGCCCACACGGCCGTCGCCAAGGTATTCAGCCCCGTAGGGCTCAACAGCAAGGTGGCCGTCAGCTCCTTCATCGCATCCAGAAACACCAGCGCAAACGCCGCCCCCAATGCCGGAAAAATAATCGGCAGCGTCACCCGGCAAAAAGCACTGAACGACGATGCGCCGAGCGTGCGCGCGGCCTCTTCCAATTGCGGCGCAGCCTTGTTCAGCGCTGTGCGAATAGGCGCCTGTGCCAACGGCAAAAACAGTAGCGCATAAGCAATCAGCAATAACGCCGACGTCTGATACAGCGCCGGCACGTAATGCAGTGCGAAATACACCAGGGTCAATGCAATCACCAGGCCGGGCAGGGCATGCAGTAGATACGGCAGGCGTTCGGCCCATATCGCCAACTGCCCTTTGTAGCGCACCACCAGCAGCCCAACCGGTACTGCCAGTACCAGGCACAGTGCGGCGCCGCCCAGCGAGAGCGCCAGGGATGACAGCAGTGCCTCACCGATCTCGGCCATCGGAAACGCAGCCGACGAACCGACTGCCAACCAATACCCGAGCATGCCCAGTGGGATGCCACTGCCAATGATCGCAAGTGCCAGGCAATACAATTGACCCAATGGCGCCCACTTGCCCAGTCGAACCTGTTCGGCATGTCGTGCTGCACCCTGGCCGATCCGCACATGACGACCCTTGCCGCGCACGCGCAGCTCCAGCCACAACAAGCTCAGGCACATCGCCAGCAGCACCGCCGAGAGCATCGCGGCATTGGCGTTGCTGAACTCCAGTTCGAACTGCTGGTAGATCGCCGTGGTGAAGGTCTGCAGGCCGATGATCGACAGGGCGCCGAACTCCACCAGCATGTGCAGGGCAATCAACAGCGCGCCGGCCAGCAGCGACGGCCACAGCAGCGGCAGGGTGACGTGCAGGAATACCCTCCAGCGGCTCAATCCCAGAGTGCGCGCCGATTCCTCCAGCGACGGGTCCAGGTTACGTAATGTCGCCGCCACCGGCAGGAACACCAGCGGATATTTGGACAGGCTCATCACCAGGATCGCGCCGCCGAGGCCTTCGAAGTTGGCGCTCAGCGACACCCAGGTGAAGCTGCTGACAAACGCCGGCACCGCAAACGGCAGGCACAGGATCACGCCCCAGATGCGCCGCCCCGGCAGGTTGCTGCGTTCCAGCAACCAGGCCAGGGACAGGCCGACCACGCCGCACACAACCGTCACGCCGACCATCAACGACAGGGTGTTGCGCAGCAGCCCGAAGACATAAGGCCGCCATAGCAGATGCACCGCCTGTGCCCAGCCGGCCTGCCAGGCCTTGAGCCCGACATACGCCAGTGGCAGCAGGCTCAGGCCAACCAGGAACAGCACCGGCAACAGCAGCCAGATTGAAGGGCGTTTGCGTCGGGGGCGAAAGCCTGCAGCGCTGGGCAATGGGGTCATCAGTTCAAGCCAACGTCACGTTCCAGTTCCAGGGCTTCTTCGGCATTGCCCAGGTCGGCAGGGGTGACTTTCGGCGGTTGCAGTTCGCTGAAAGGCTTGAGGCCACGGCTGGACTCCATGCCCTTGCGCAGCTGGTATTCGGCCGAGGTGTTGGTGATCACGCGCTGGCCTTCTTCACTGGCCATGAAGGCCAGCAGTTGCTGGGCTTCCTTGGGGTGTTTGCTGGATTTCAGCGCGGCCGCCGAAGACACCGTAATCAGGCCGCCGGCATCGCCGTCGGTGAAATAGTGCAGTTGGGAGTCGAGGTTGGTTTTTTCTTTCTTCAAGGCAAACCAGTAGTAGTTGTTCACCAGCACGGTGGCCACTTCACCGTTTTCCACGGCTTTGAGCGCAACCATATTATTGCTGTACACCTTGCCGAAGGCGCGCAGGCCGGTCAGCCATTCTTCGGCGGCTTCACGCCCGTGCAGCTTGATGATCGCCACCGCCTGTTCCTGGAGTGCGCCGCTGGTGGGCACGAAGCCAACCTTGCCTTGCCACTCGGGACCGGCGAAATCCAGCACCGATTTGGGCAGGTCCTTTTCGGCAATCAACTTGGGGTTGAAGGCGACGACGCGGGTGCGTGCGGTAACGCCCATCCAGTCGCCATTGCTGCCGACGTAATCCTTGGGCAGCACGTCAAGGGTGCTGGCATCGATCTTCGCCAATAAACCTTGCTCGCCGAGTTTGTTCAGCGGCGGCGATTCTTCGGTATAGATCACGTCGGCGGGGGAGCGCTCACCTTCTTCGACGACCTGGCTGGCCAGTTGGTTGCTACTGCCTTTGCGTACATTGACGTGAATGCCGGTCTTGGCTTCAAAGGCTTTGGCGAGCTCATCGCCGACTTCTTTGTGCTGGCCGTTGTAGAGGGTCAGGGAGATTTTTTCGGCGCAATAGGCGTTGGGGGAGAGCAGAGTCAGGCCGAGCAGGGTAAGGGTCAGGCCACGCAGAAGGGATGTCTTGAGTCGGTTATCGCGGATCATCATCCGAAGTGTTCCTCGCTTATGTGCAACAAATCACTACAAGGATAAACGATAAAGCTTCTCAAGTGCGGGATCGAGGGTGATCGCGGGGGAAAGTTTTCACGCCGATTTTTTTCAAACCCCGGAAACGAAAAAACCCGCTTTCGCGGGTTTGATCTGAATTTGGTGCCCAGGAGAAGACTCGAACTTCCACGACCTTGCGATCACCAGCACCTGAAGCTGGCGTGTCTACCAATTTCACCACCTGGGCATTATCAAGCAACGTTGCCGCTGTTGATGGGGCGAACTATACGGCGGGCGTTTTGATCTGTAAACCCCTGATTCGAAAAATATAAATCAATTTTTCCGTTAAAAATCAAAGGCCTGAAACGAAAAAACCCGCTTTCGCGGGTTTGATCTGAATTTGGTGCCCAGGAGAAGACTCGAACTTCCACGACCTTGCGATCACCAGCACCTGAAGCTGGCGTGTCTACCAATTTCACCACCTGGGCATT
This genomic stretch from Pseudomonas orientalis harbors:
- a CDS encoding methyl-accepting chemotaxis protein is translated as MADEAQAESHAMQAALQQVVDIRLATDENSRTSAEVGGLIEALAGQVQAGSQVIERLAQQSEQIEVVLTVIHGIAEQTNLLALNAAIEAARAGETGRGFAVVADEVRALASKTQSSTGDIQAHIVALQQGAREAVETIGKAGRQADEGLRVLRDSVRLQQTVQASVEQVHAAIGLATRAAEHQAQGAHAVRGRVEVIHAQAERAAQAVVETTASGKVLDGLAAQLKASLGQFRA
- a CDS encoding ABC transporter permease produces the protein MTPLPSAAGFRPRRKRPSIWLLLPVLFLVGLSLLPLAYVGLKAWQAGWAQAVHLLWRPYVFGLLRNTLSLMVGVTVVCGVVGLSLAWLLERSNLPGRRIWGVILCLPFAVPAFVSSFTWVSLSANFEGLGGAILVMSLSKYPLVFLPVAATLRNLDPSLEESARTLGLSRWRVFLHVTLPLLWPSLLAGALLIALHMLVEFGALSIIGLQTFTTAIYQQFELEFSNANAAMLSAVLLAMCLSLLWLELRVRGKGRHVRIGQGAARHAEQVRLGKWAPLGQLYCLALAIIGSGIPLGMLGYWLAVGSSAAFPMAEIGEALLSSLALSLGGAALCLVLAVPVGLLVVRYKGQLAIWAERLPYLLHALPGLVIALTLVYFALHYVPALYQTSALLLIAYALLFLPLAQAPIRTALNKAAPQLEEAARTLGASSFSAFCRVTLPIIFPALGAAFALVFLDAMKELTATLLLSPTGLNTLATAVWAHTSNVEFAAAAPYAALLILVSGLPVYLLTTRMYLSR
- a CDS encoding extracellular solute-binding protein, which translates into the protein MMIRDNRLKTSLLRGLTLTLLGLTLLSPNAYCAEKISLTLYNGQHKEVGDELAKAFEAKTGIHVNVRKGSSNQLASQVVEEGERSPADVIYTEESPPLNKLGEQGLLAKIDASTLDVLPKDYVGSNGDWMGVTARTRVVAFNPKLIAEKDLPKSVLDFAGPEWQGKVGFVPTSGALQEQAVAIIKLHGREAAEEWLTGLRAFGKVYSNNMVALKAVENGEVATVLVNNYYWFALKKEKTNLDSQLHYFTDGDAGGLITVSSAAALKSSKHPKEAQQLLAFMASEEGQRVITNTSAEYQLRKGMESSRGLKPFSELQPPKVTPADLGNAEEALELERDVGLN